In Hydrogenispora ethanolica, one genomic interval encodes:
- the pepF gene encoding oligoendopeptidase F: MSSTMTKRLPKRAEIPVQFQWKLAEIYPSNEAWEADFARLKDIIGGTGEQAARFLDSAANLLAFLQAKDNLGRLVDKLFVFARMHKDENNADPGYQAMTSRIQTLATEAGSALSFLVPALVEFPAEQLHAYLEQEPGLRVYERFFAEIERQKRHVLSAPEEKLLAESGEVADAAGAIFGMLDNADLKFPNITDENGEAVELTKGRYSRFLESKDRRVRQEAFTTLYDTYSKFRNTFGATLNASVKSDVFYAKVRRFDSALQASLDDDNIPASVYDRLIETVHEYLPELRRYLRLRQKMLNLPELHMYDLYTPLIPEYQRTVDYDQAKEMVLAGLRPMGDEYLSLVKMGLENGWIDVCENEGKTSGAYAWGAYDTHPYILLNFQGKIHDVFTIAHEMGHALHSYFSNRNQPYIYSGYKIFVAEVASTVNEALLMEHLVQQSTDPKEKQYLINQRLEQFRTTVFRQTMFAEFEKLIHQEVEAGGALTAEWFTERYLQLNQQYYQPETVVDPPVGLEWARIPHFYSAYYVYKYATGFSAATALSQLILKEGPPARERYVEFLKSGDSDFPLNLLRKAGVDMESPAPVRAALEVFKESITELSSLTGVALD; the protein is encoded by the coding sequence GTGAGCAGTACAATGACGAAACGTTTGCCGAAACGGGCGGAAATCCCCGTACAGTTCCAATGGAAGCTGGCGGAGATTTATCCGTCCAATGAGGCTTGGGAGGCGGATTTCGCCCGTTTAAAGGATATCATTGGCGGAACCGGTGAACAGGCGGCGAGATTTCTCGATTCAGCCGCCAATTTGTTGGCTTTTTTGCAGGCCAAGGACAATCTGGGAAGGCTGGTCGACAAGCTGTTCGTATTTGCCCGCATGCATAAGGATGAAAATAACGCGGATCCCGGTTACCAGGCGATGACCAGCCGGATACAGACCCTGGCCACCGAGGCCGGCAGCGCGCTGTCGTTCCTGGTACCGGCGCTGGTAGAATTTCCGGCGGAGCAGCTCCATGCATACTTGGAGCAAGAACCGGGACTTCGGGTTTACGAACGGTTTTTTGCGGAAATCGAACGCCAGAAACGGCATGTATTGTCGGCGCCCGAGGAAAAGCTCCTGGCGGAGAGCGGCGAAGTGGCCGACGCCGCCGGCGCAATCTTCGGCATGCTGGACAATGCCGACTTGAAGTTCCCCAACATCACCGATGAGAACGGCGAAGCAGTCGAGCTGACCAAGGGGCGTTACTCCCGTTTCCTGGAGAGCAAGGACCGCCGCGTCCGGCAGGAAGCGTTTACAACGCTCTATGACACCTACTCCAAATTTCGAAATACCTTCGGCGCTACCTTGAATGCTTCCGTCAAGAGCGACGTTTTTTATGCCAAAGTCCGCCGTTTTGACTCGGCGCTCCAAGCCTCACTGGATGATGATAATATTCCGGCTTCAGTCTACGACCGTTTAATCGAGACCGTCCACGAATACCTTCCGGAACTCCGGCGCTATCTGCGGTTGCGCCAAAAGATGCTAAACCTGCCGGAGCTGCACATGTATGATCTCTATACGCCGCTGATCCCGGAATACCAGCGGACCGTCGATTACGATCAGGCAAAAGAGATGGTTTTGGCAGGACTTCGGCCGATGGGGGACGAATACTTATCGTTGGTGAAAATGGGCTTGGAAAACGGTTGGATCGACGTTTGCGAGAATGAGGGCAAGACCAGCGGAGCCTATGCCTGGGGTGCTTACGACACCCATCCTTACATTCTCCTGAATTTTCAGGGCAAGATTCATGATGTGTTTACTATAGCCCATGAGATGGGGCACGCGCTGCATAGTTATTTCTCCAACCGCAATCAGCCCTATATTTATTCCGGATATAAAATTTTCGTGGCGGAAGTCGCCTCAACCGTCAATGAAGCCTTATTAATGGAACATCTGGTCCAGCAAAGCACCGACCCCAAGGAAAAACAATATTTAATCAATCAGCGGCTGGAACAGTTCCGGACCACGGTCTTCCGGCAGACGATGTTCGCCGAGTTTGAGAAGCTGATCCATCAAGAGGTGGAAGCAGGCGGCGCATTGACTGCCGAGTGGTTTACCGAGCGGTATCTCCAATTGAACCAGCAATATTATCAGCCGGAAACCGTGGTGGATCCGCCGGTGGGACTGGAGTGGGCCCGGATTCCCCATTTTTATTCGGCGTATTATGTCTATAAATACGCCACCGGGTTCTCGGCAGCCACAGCGCTTTCCCAGTTGATCCTGAAAGAAGGCCCGCCGGCCAGGGAACGTTATGTGGAATTTCTGAAGAGCGGCGACTCGGATTTCCCGCTGAATCTGCTACGGAAAGCCGGCGTGGATATGGAATCCCCCGCGCCAGTCCGGGCGGCGCTGGAGGTGTTTAAAGAGTCCATCACCGAGCTGAGTTCTTTAACCGGAGTCGCGCTGGACTGA
- a CDS encoding DUF502 domain-containing protein produces the protein MWKRLRNLLITGFLVLLPVIVTIELLIWGFFQLDSILGVVFKKIFQQSYRTGIGLAALLFLVLATGLLARNYLGKRLIEFAERFVKKIPILNSIYGTTKQITEGFSRTDKNVFRQVVLVEYPRKGLYSPGFLTGDALTAASEKLGTRLVNVFVPTVPNPTTGFLIFVPEEQLIYLDISVEDGFKLLLSAGVIKPN, from the coding sequence GTGTGGAAACGATTACGAAATCTTTTAATCACCGGGTTTCTCGTTCTGTTACCGGTGATTGTAACCATCGAGTTATTAATCTGGGGTTTTTTTCAGCTGGATTCAATTCTAGGGGTCGTCTTCAAAAAAATTTTTCAGCAATCGTACAGGACGGGCATCGGTCTGGCCGCTTTGTTATTCCTGGTGCTGGCAACCGGGTTGTTGGCCCGGAATTATCTTGGCAAACGTTTGATCGAATTCGCCGAGCGGTTCGTAAAGAAAATCCCCATTCTCAATTCCATTTACGGAACCACCAAGCAGATCACCGAGGGTTTTAGCCGGACTGACAAAAATGTCTTTCGACAAGTGGTCCTGGTGGAGTATCCCCGGAAAGGGCTATACAGCCCCGGTTTTTTGACGGGTGATGCTTTGACCGCAGCCAGCGAGAAGCTTGGCACGCGCTTGGTGAATGTATTCGTCCCGACCGTGCCCAATCCCACGACCGGCTTTTTAATCTTTGTTCCCGAAGAGCAACTCATCTATCTTGATATCAGTGTCGAAGATGGATTCAAATTGCTTCTTTCCGCCGGAGTCATCAAGCCGAATTGA
- a CDS encoding motility protein A: MNLGTIVGLVVAIICIFAAALVEAGHEGPAAMVRLLNFPGALIVFGGTIGATMTCFSLKDFLKVGQYLGVAFKETKTEAPGLIAQMVQFAEVARKEGLLKLEELVSTVENTFLRKGIQLIVDGTDPAVTREILENEVNCMEERHKVGVQLFQQAGGFAPTMGMIGTVMGLVNVLANLNDTASLGPAISTAFIATFYGVFTANILWLPLATKLKALNKQEVEICQIIIEGVSSIQAGDHPRVINDKLVAFLSPSKRELPQVEAAGGAVGVDNG; this comes from the coding sequence TTGAATTTAGGTACAATTGTCGGACTGGTAGTGGCGATAATCTGTATTTTTGCCGCGGCTTTGGTGGAAGCGGGCCATGAAGGGCCGGCGGCGATGGTGCGTTTGCTCAATTTCCCGGGCGCTCTGATTGTCTTCGGCGGAACAATCGGCGCGACGATGACCTGCTTTAGCCTGAAAGACTTCCTCAAGGTGGGCCAGTATCTGGGAGTCGCTTTTAAAGAGACCAAGACCGAGGCTCCGGGATTAATCGCCCAGATGGTCCAGTTTGCCGAAGTCGCCCGAAAAGAAGGCCTGCTCAAGTTGGAAGAGTTGGTTTCCACCGTGGAAAATACTTTTTTGCGCAAAGGGATCCAGTTGATCGTGGACGGCACCGACCCCGCCGTTACCCGCGAGATTTTGGAGAACGAAGTCAATTGCATGGAGGAACGGCATAAAGTGGGAGTGCAGCTTTTCCAGCAAGCGGGAGGGTTTGCGCCCACCATGGGGATGATCGGGACGGTCATGGGGCTGGTCAATGTTTTAGCGAATCTGAATGACACCGCAAGCCTGGGGCCGGCAATCTCCACTGCCTTTATCGCCACCTTTTACGGCGTATTTACCGCTAATATTCTCTGGCTTCCCTTGGCCACCAAATTAAAGGCCCTCAACAAACAAGAGGTTGAAATCTGTCAGATTATTATCGAGGGGGTATCCTCCATCCAAGCGGGCGATCACCCGCGGGTGATCAATGATAAACTGGTGGCGTTTCTCTCCCCCTCCAAACGAGAACTCCCGCAAGTCGAAGCGGCCGGCGGAGCTGTCGGAGTTGACAACGGATGA
- a CDS encoding OmpA/MotB family protein: MKKKHEEEHENVERWLLTYSDLITLMMAFFVILFAMAQVDAAKFKTLSQSLSMAFGAHGGSGGTNMLTNFQGARVAPPSISVMSEDSQFNDVMKLIREYTNQAGISKSVQASIQERGLVLNLADTVLFESGKADLSPHAQEILDHLAEIIFSTGRMIRVEGHTDNVPINTARYRSNWQLSTDRATNVIMYWISKYPDAGPRLSAGGYGEFRPIATNQTAEGRTKNRRVEIVLLRQETADKEPGAKPAEAPAR, encoded by the coding sequence ATGAAGAAGAAGCATGAGGAAGAACATGAGAATGTCGAACGCTGGCTATTGACCTACTCGGACCTGATTACGTTGATGATGGCGTTTTTCGTGATCCTATTCGCCATGGCCCAAGTGGATGCCGCCAAATTTAAGACATTGTCGCAGTCTCTCTCGATGGCCTTCGGAGCCCATGGCGGGAGCGGCGGCACCAACATGTTGACCAATTTTCAAGGTGCCAGAGTTGCTCCCCCGAGCATTTCGGTGATGTCCGAGGACAGCCAGTTCAACGATGTGATGAAATTGATCCGCGAATATACCAATCAGGCGGGAATCTCCAAATCGGTCCAAGCCTCGATCCAGGAACGGGGTTTGGTGCTCAACCTGGCGGATACGGTCTTGTTCGAATCGGGAAAGGCCGACCTGTCGCCACACGCTCAGGAAATCTTGGATCATTTGGCGGAGATTATTTTTTCCACCGGAAGGATGATCCGGGTCGAAGGGCATACGGACAATGTTCCGATTAACACGGCCCGTTACCGTTCCAACTGGCAATTGTCCACCGATCGCGCCACCAATGTCATCATGTACTGGATCTCCAAGTATCCCGATGCGGGCCCCCGGCTTTCCGCGGGAGGGTATGGCGAATTTCGGCCGATTGCCACCAATCAAACGGCGGAAGGCAGGACGAAAAACCGCCGCGTCGAGATTGTATTGCTACGGCAAGAGACTGCCGATAAGGAACCGGGAGCGAAACCGGCTGAAGCGCCGGCGCGTTAA
- a CDS encoding NifU family protein, with translation MKEKVTEALDKIRPSLQADGGDVELVDVQQDGVVKVRLKGACAGCPMSQMTLKNGIERYLKQTVPEVQSVESV, from the coding sequence ATGAAAGAGAAGGTAACCGAGGCTTTGGATAAGATCCGTCCCTCGCTCCAAGCCGACGGCGGAGATGTGGAGCTCGTGGATGTACAGCAAGATGGGGTTGTCAAAGTCCGTTTGAAAGGCGCCTGCGCCGGTTGTCCGATGTCGCAGATGACGTTGAAAAACGGGATTGAACGGTATCTCAAACAAACCGTCCCCGAAGTACAGAGCGTTGAATCGGTCTGA
- the trmL gene encoding tRNA (uridine(34)/cytosine(34)/5-carboxymethylaminomethyluridine(34)-2'-O)-methyltransferase TrmL, with product MHIVLYQPEIPQNTGNIARLCAAAGTELHLIEPLGFFWDDQRLKRAGLDYWELVPIQRHLNFQSYLDQFPNQRLFYASTKGGRHYQQIRFAKDDSLVFGPETRGLPPEILSREPDHNIRIPMVPDARSLNLANSVAIILFEALRQQEFPGLV from the coding sequence ATGCATATCGTCCTTTATCAACCGGAGATCCCTCAAAACACCGGAAATATTGCCCGGCTCTGCGCGGCCGCCGGAACGGAGCTCCACCTCATCGAACCATTGGGATTCTTTTGGGATGATCAACGCCTGAAACGGGCCGGATTGGACTATTGGGAACTGGTCCCCATCCAACGCCATCTCAATTTTCAGAGTTATCTTGATCAATTTCCCAACCAACGCCTTTTTTACGCTTCCACCAAAGGGGGCCGGCATTATCAGCAAATCCGGTTTGCCAAAGACGATTCATTGGTCTTCGGACCGGAGACCCGCGGCTTGCCGCCGGAGATTCTCTCCCGCGAGCCTGACCACAACATCCGGATTCCGATGGTTCCCGATGCGCGTTCCTTAAATCTGGCCAATTCGGTGGCGATCATCCTGTTTGAAGCCCTCCGGCAGCAGGAATTTCCGGGATTGGTTTAA
- a CDS encoding bifunctional folylpolyglutamate synthase/dihydrofolate synthase — protein MDYQTALNFIQECTKFGIKLGLERIGEILRRMGHPEERFRAIHIAGTNGKGSTAVMYEALLREAGFRVGRFTSPHLSTYRERFVVDGELIGQSELAQLVTELQPVLAAVTADGFGSPTEFEVGTALAMQFFARHKVDLAVIEVGMGGRFDATNIIKPLFSVITHIALDHQQYLGDTLEKIAFEKAGIIKPGIPVVIGRQEPAIERYLMEIAESRRSPYRTASAVQVRRFTPGEAGTAVEYAHPRLGDLRLQLGLIGRHQVDNSLNVLAGLDFLETAGIATSPELLRSSLAKVRWPSRFERIEAVAPQKFYLDGAHNPDGVAALVETLQALYPGERVTLLIGILNNRPLPELAALFAQVAANVVTTTVPDPKSADPEELAELFRGLGIASVAEPDPRRALEQVRGSGSGIVVASGSLYLTGLLRSILLNMGDAIDETFNSGRRSVRERQN, from the coding sequence ATGGATTACCAAACAGCGTTGAATTTCATTCAAGAATGCACCAAGTTCGGGATCAAGCTGGGCCTGGAGCGGATCGGCGAGATTCTGCGGCGAATGGGCCATCCTGAGGAGCGGTTTCGCGCGATCCATATTGCCGGGACCAATGGCAAGGGGTCTACAGCGGTCATGTACGAGGCATTGTTACGGGAGGCCGGCTTCAGGGTTGGCCGCTTCACCTCGCCGCATCTTAGCACCTATCGGGAGCGTTTTGTGGTCGATGGAGAGCTGATCGGCCAATCGGAGCTGGCGCAGCTCGTAACCGAGCTCCAACCGGTGCTGGCTGCGGTTACGGCCGATGGGTTCGGGAGCCCTACGGAGTTTGAGGTCGGCACGGCGTTGGCCATGCAGTTTTTCGCCCGGCATAAAGTGGACCTGGCGGTGATCGAAGTCGGAATGGGGGGGCGGTTTGACGCTACCAACATCATCAAACCGTTATTCAGCGTGATTACCCATATTGCCTTGGACCACCAGCAATACCTGGGGGACACCCTGGAGAAGATCGCTTTTGAAAAAGCCGGGATTATCAAACCCGGAATTCCAGTGGTCATCGGGCGGCAGGAGCCGGCCATCGAACGTTATCTGATGGAGATCGCCGAGTCGCGGCGGAGCCCTTACCGTACGGCGTCAGCGGTGCAAGTGCGCAGGTTTACGCCAGGCGAGGCAGGCACGGCCGTGGAATACGCTCATCCCCGGCTGGGCGATCTCCGGCTGCAATTGGGCCTGATCGGACGGCACCAGGTGGATAACAGTCTCAATGTACTGGCGGGGCTGGATTTCTTGGAGACGGCCGGGATTGCGACAAGCCCGGAACTGCTCCGGTCAAGCCTGGCCAAGGTCCGCTGGCCCAGCCGGTTCGAGCGGATCGAGGCGGTCGCTCCGCAAAAGTTCTATCTGGACGGCGCCCATAATCCGGATGGCGTTGCGGCACTGGTCGAAACTTTACAGGCCTTATACCCCGGTGAACGAGTGACGCTGTTGATCGGGATCCTGAATAACCGGCCGCTTCCCGAGCTCGCGGCGCTCTTCGCTCAAGTGGCGGCCAATGTCGTCACCACGACGGTGCCCGATCCCAAAAGCGCCGATCCGGAAGAACTGGCGGAGCTCTTTCGCGGGTTGGGCATCGCCAGCGTGGCGGAACCCGATCCCCGGCGGGCGCTTGAGCAAGTCCGGGGTTCCGGATCGGGAATCGTGGTCGCCAGCGGTTCGTTGTACCTTACCGGACTATTACGGTCCATTCTATTGAATATGGGTGATGCAATTGATGAAACGTTTAACAGTGGTCGGCGGAGCGTTCGGGAGCGGCAAAACTGA
- a CDS encoding ATP-binding protein gives MKRLTVVGGAFGSGKTEFAIAYARSLAAEAVHPVGLVDLDIVNPYFRSRDVAKDLAEAGLEVISTAPGLEYADLPALSPQIYTMLQDRRVTTVFDVGGDPVGARALGRFYPYFSQEDYDFWVVINPYRPDTRDVDEAERLIAGLEAASRLRVTGLVGNINLGRETTMAIWRNGLPLIEELASRRNLPLRFHMVEEGFYAANREGLAEYPVFPVRLRMLPPWLQD, from the coding sequence ATGAAACGTTTAACAGTGGTCGGCGGAGCGTTCGGGAGCGGCAAAACTGAGTTCGCCATCGCGTATGCCCGGAGTTTGGCGGCGGAGGCCGTTCATCCGGTGGGCCTGGTGGATCTGGATATCGTCAATCCTTATTTTCGCTCGCGCGATGTCGCCAAGGACCTGGCCGAAGCGGGGCTGGAAGTGATCTCCACCGCTCCGGGACTGGAATACGCCGATCTGCCGGCGCTTTCGCCGCAAATCTATACGATGCTTCAAGACCGGCGGGTGACGACGGTCTTCGATGTCGGCGGAGACCCGGTCGGAGCGCGGGCCTTAGGCCGTTTTTACCCTTATTTTAGTCAAGAGGATTATGATTTCTGGGTCGTGATCAATCCGTACCGTCCCGACACCCGGGATGTGGACGAGGCGGAGCGGTTGATCGCGGGGTTGGAGGCGGCCAGCCGTCTTCGCGTCACCGGCTTGGTCGGCAACATCAACCTTGGCCGGGAGACCACCATGGCGATCTGGCGCAACGGTCTCCCGCTGATCGAAGAGTTGGCGTCCCGCCGTAACTTGCCGCTGCGCTTTCACATGGTGGAAGAGGGGTTTTACGCTGCGAACCGGGAAGGGCTGGCGGAATATCCGGTCTTTCCGGTACGTTTGCGGATGCTCCCGCCGTGGCTGCAGGATTAA
- a CDS encoding 4Fe-4S binding protein has protein sequence MAQVTFNEERCKGCELCVSVCPKKILRMADRFNSKGYRPAEISDQSQCIGCTFCARMCPDVVIEVYK, from the coding sequence TTGGCTCAAGTCACATTCAATGAGGAACGGTGTAAAGGTTGCGAGTTATGCGTCAGCGTTTGCCCGAAAAAGATCTTGCGCATGGCGGATCGTTTTAATTCCAAAGGATATCGGCCGGCCGAAATCAGCGATCAGTCCCAATGCATCGGGTGCACCTTTTGCGCCCGGATGTGTCCCGACGTTGTGATCGAAGTTTATAAATAA
- a CDS encoding 3-methyl-2-oxobutanoate dehydrogenase subunit VorB has translation MAERVMMKGNEAIAEGAIRAGCRCFFGYPITPQNEVPEYMSRRMPEVGGVFIQAESEVSAINMVYGAAGAGVRAMTSSSSPGVSLKMEGISYIAGAELPCVIVNVARGGPGLGGLTPSQADYFQATKGGGHGDYRLIVFAPASVQEIIDLMFEAFVTADKYRNPAMVLADGLLGQMMEPVVMKELADLKMPPKPWATTGMVERAQNVVNSLGLVGEDLEKINQRLQQKYREIEANEIRFEDDGTADADLVVVAYGTSARIAKSAIAKAKAEGKKVGLLRLITLWPFPKQKIAELAKAGKEFLVIEMSAGQMIEDVQLASGGQTPVHFYGRLNGAIPTVTEAYQAIMKYMTGKGVE, from the coding sequence GTGGCAGAACGTGTAATGATGAAAGGAAACGAAGCCATCGCCGAAGGCGCCATCCGGGCGGGTTGCCGCTGTTTTTTCGGTTACCCGATCACTCCTCAGAATGAGGTTCCCGAGTATATGTCGCGCCGGATGCCGGAGGTCGGTGGGGTCTTTATCCAGGCCGAGAGTGAAGTCAGCGCCATTAATATGGTCTATGGGGCGGCCGGCGCCGGAGTGCGGGCCATGACCTCATCCTCCAGCCCGGGCGTCAGCTTGAAGATGGAGGGCATCTCCTATATCGCCGGCGCGGAGTTACCGTGCGTGATCGTGAATGTGGCGCGCGGCGGACCGGGCTTGGGCGGACTGACCCCGTCCCAGGCCGATTATTTCCAGGCGACGAAGGGCGGCGGTCATGGCGATTATCGTTTGATCGTCTTTGCGCCGGCCTCGGTTCAGGAGATTATCGATCTGATGTTTGAAGCCTTCGTCACCGCCGATAAATACCGTAATCCGGCCATGGTTTTGGCCGACGGATTACTGGGGCAGATGATGGAACCGGTGGTCATGAAGGAACTGGCCGATCTGAAGATGCCGCCCAAGCCTTGGGCGACCACCGGCATGGTCGAGCGGGCGCAGAATGTCGTCAACAGTCTCGGACTGGTGGGCGAGGACCTCGAAAAGATTAACCAGCGGTTGCAGCAGAAATACCGCGAGATCGAGGCCAACGAGATCCGCTTCGAGGATGATGGGACCGCCGATGCCGACCTGGTGGTGGTGGCTTATGGCACCTCGGCCCGGATCGCCAAGTCGGCGATTGCCAAGGCCAAGGCGGAAGGGAAGAAAGTCGGCTTGCTGCGGCTGATTACGCTGTGGCCGTTCCCGAAACAGAAAATCGCCGAGCTCGCCAAGGCGGGCAAAGAGTTCCTGGTGATCGAGATGAGCGCCGGACAGATGATCGAGGACGTTCAACTGGCCAGCGGCGGCCAGACGCCGGTTCATTTCTACGGCCGGTTGAATGGCGCGATTCCGACAGTCACCGAAGCGTATCAAGCTATCATGAAGTACATGACCGGCAAGGGGGTGGAGTAA
- a CDS encoding thiamine pyrophosphate-dependent enzyme: MERVFGRAAALQDRVNHYCPGCTHGVIHRLVAEAIDDLQVREKTIAIAPVGCAVLAYNYFNCDSQQAAHGRAPAVATGVKRVLPDRIVFTYQGDGDLASIGMAEIVHAANRGENITVIFINNAIYGMTGGQMAPTTLPGQKTTTSPFGRDVKTMGNPIRVTEMLNTLQGPAFLARVSVHDPKHVAKAKEAIRKSFETQVNGQGFSMVEVLSTCPTNWGLAPTEALKWLETNMIPQYPLGIFRTPEEVAK; this comes from the coding sequence ATGGAAAGAGTATTTGGAAGGGCCGCGGCCTTACAGGACCGGGTCAATCACTATTGTCCCGGCTGTACCCATGGGGTCATCCACCGGCTGGTGGCCGAGGCCATTGACGATTTGCAAGTGCGCGAGAAGACCATCGCCATCGCTCCGGTGGGTTGCGCGGTTTTGGCCTATAACTATTTCAATTGTGACAGCCAGCAGGCGGCGCACGGCCGGGCGCCGGCGGTGGCCACCGGCGTCAAGCGGGTCCTGCCGGACCGGATCGTCTTCACCTATCAGGGCGATGGCGACCTGGCTTCGATCGGCATGGCGGAGATCGTGCATGCCGCCAACCGTGGTGAGAATATCACGGTGATCTTCATCAACAACGCCATTTATGGCATGACCGGCGGCCAGATGGCCCCGACCACGTTGCCGGGGCAGAAGACCACTACCTCTCCGTTTGGCCGGGATGTCAAGACCATGGGCAATCCGATCCGGGTCACCGAGATGTTGAATACATTGCAAGGTCCGGCATTTTTGGCGCGGGTCAGCGTCCACGATCCGAAGCACGTCGCCAAGGCGAAAGAAGCGATCCGCAAATCCTTCGAGACCCAGGTGAACGGGCAAGGCTTCTCCATGGTCGAGGTATTGTCGACCTGCCCGACCAACTGGGGGCTCGCCCCGACCGAAGCTTTGAAATGGCTGGAGACCAACATGATTCCCCAATATCCGTTGGGAATCTTCCGGACTCCGGAGGAGGTGGCGAAATGA
- a CDS encoding 2-oxoacid:acceptor oxidoreductase family protein, producing MILEAIFAGFGGQGVMLMGQLLAYSGMYEGKNVSWFPSYGPEMRGGTANCSVVVTDGEVGSPVISEPSVLVAMNRPSMEKFESILKPGGTLFYNSSLIDVQPKRTDIQVVAVPANEIATELGNSRVANMVMVGAILKHTGIVHADTVMDVLTAKVLTGKKQSLVAINRAALDKGMELA from the coding sequence ATGATTTTGGAAGCGATTTTCGCCGGTTTCGGCGGTCAGGGCGTAATGCTCATGGGCCAACTGCTGGCTTACTCCGGGATGTATGAAGGGAAGAATGTCAGCTGGTTCCCGTCATACGGCCCGGAGATGCGCGGCGGCACGGCCAACTGTTCGGTGGTGGTCACCGATGGCGAGGTCGGCTCGCCGGTCATCTCCGAACCGTCGGTGCTGGTGGCGATGAACCGTCCTTCGATGGAGAAATTCGAGAGCATCCTAAAACCCGGAGGAACGTTGTTTTATAATTCGTCCCTGATCGATGTCCAACCGAAACGGACTGACATTCAAGTGGTGGCTGTCCCGGCCAACGAGATCGCCACTGAATTGGGAAATAGCCGGGTGGCCAACATGGTCATGGTGGGCGCCATCCTGAAGCATACCGGAATCGTCCATGCGGATACGGTGATGGACGTGCTCACCGCCAAGGTGTTGACCGGCAAAAAGCAGAGCCTGGTGGCGATCAACCGGGCCGCCTTGGACAAAGGAATGGAATTGGCCTAA
- a CDS encoding Bax inhibitor-1/YccA family protein, with amino-acid sequence MSAETIILTREQVQQRTFIAQVYAWMTFALGITALVAWFVQATPELLTAILGNSWTFIGLLIAELLLVIFLTKAIDRLSGQVATFVFFAYAMLNGVTFAAIFLVYTMSSIAATFWITAATFGAMSFYGYITKRDLTSIGNFCGMALLGLIVATLVNLFFQNNMIYWITTYAGVLIFVGLTAYDTQKIKNIHSEALGGEEGERKVAILAALALYLDFINLFILLLRFFGRRR; translated from the coding sequence ATGAGTGCTGAAACGATTATTCTAACCCGGGAACAAGTACAACAACGGACTTTTATCGCCCAAGTCTATGCCTGGATGACTTTCGCCTTGGGTATCACCGCCCTAGTGGCCTGGTTTGTACAGGCCACTCCGGAATTGCTGACGGCCATTCTCGGCAATTCCTGGACTTTCATAGGGTTGCTCATCGCCGAGTTGTTGCTGGTGATCTTTTTGACCAAAGCCATCGACCGGCTCTCCGGGCAAGTGGCCACCTTTGTCTTTTTCGCTTACGCGATGCTGAACGGAGTGACCTTTGCGGCAATTTTTCTGGTCTATACGATGTCTTCGATCGCCGCCACCTTCTGGATCACCGCCGCTACCTTCGGAGCGATGAGCTTCTATGGCTATATCACCAAGCGTGATCTCACGAGCATCGGCAATTTCTGCGGCATGGCATTGCTGGGCCTGATCGTGGCGACGCTGGTGAATCTGTTCTTTCAAAACAATATGATCTACTGGATTACGACCTACGCCGGGGTCCTTATTTTCGTGGGATTGACCGCCTATGACACCCAAAAAATTAAAAATATCCACAGTGAGGCACTGGGTGGTGAAGAAGGAGAACGGAAAGTGGCCATCCTGGCGGCACTGGCATTATATCTGGATTTTATTAATTTGTTCATTTTGCTGCTGCGGTTCTTCGGACGGCGGCGCTAA
- a CDS encoding cupin domain-containing protein, with amino-acid sequence MEITVVRPTPEQLECLNVDTWPIWECGPSTFDWHYDEPETCYLLEGQVTVTADGQSVSFGKGDLVTFPEGLSCVWTVREKVRKYYRFG; translated from the coding sequence TTGGAGATCACCGTCGTTCGGCCAACCCCCGAACAATTGGAGTGTTTGAATGTCGATACCTGGCCGATTTGGGAGTGCGGGCCATCCACTTTCGATTGGCATTACGATGAGCCGGAAACCTGCTACCTATTGGAAGGGCAGGTCACCGTGACGGCGGACGGTCAGAGCGTCAGCTTCGGCAAAGGCGATTTGGTGACGTTCCCGGAGGGATTGTCCTGCGTTTGGACGGTGCGGGAGAAGGTCCGGAAGTATTACCGGTTTGGTTGA